From the Candidatus Bathyarchaeota archaeon genome, the window CAACAAACTCAAAACTGTTTGAGATTACATGAAAGACTACGGCCTCTGCGGGGTAAGATATACCTGATATGAAAGTTACAGGTAGAGAGAATATTACCTGAACAAGGAGAATTGAAGAGAATAATAAAAGGCCAAGAGTAAATTTTGATTTGACTTCTTTATAGTTCTGAATAAAATGATACATTATGATAGCTACTAAAATAGCATTCGCTATTGTAAGAACACCTTCAGCAACTAAAAGTCCATTTACCATAGAAGACTCCTACCTAAAGATCTTTTATTTTCTCTTTTAATCTTTCTTTCTTATTTCAGCTTTCTCAATAATTTCGTTAAAAATTGCATAATTGTGCTCAAGTTCCGGTGAAAGAAAATAAGTTGCGGCATACTTCTTACCGATTCTCAATAAGAGTTTATTTTCAATAAGAAGATCCAAATGATGCCTTATGGTTTTATAATCAAGGCCCAAATCCTCAGCTAATTGGCTTGCATTTCTAGGTTGTTTCTTAAGGGCCGTAATTATTTTCGCCCTAGAAGGGCCACCCCTAGTTCCAGCAATGATCCACCACAATAACCTCCGAAAGGCTTCAGGATTAATTGCCGTTGTTTGGCACCTTCCACAAGTACGCGCATAATTATATAATATGTTAATTACTTAAAGATTGTAAATTGAAATCAAAAGGAAACAGTAGCAAAATAGACCACGATATCCAAACTTTAGGTAAATTCGTAGAGATCTATTGCAACAATAAACATTTTTCCAAAGATAGAAAGAAATGGAACTTGCCTAAGACAAAGTTTAAGGAAATTAATGAGCTTACGCTTTGTAAAGAATGTAGCGAATTACTCAATTACTCAATCAACAGGACAATCCTATGTCCTTTAGATCCAAAACCCAGTTGTAAAAAATGCAGGATTCATTGCTATTCAGATGGGTACAGAGCAAAAATTAGAGAGGTTATGAAATTTTCAGGAATTTATTTAATAAAACATGGAAGATTTGATTTGATACTACATTATATATTCTGATCAAAACTTATTGTTTTTCTCCTCTAGTAGTGATTATGGTTTGTCTTAGTGTAATTATCTTACCAGACTTTTTTATTGCATCTTCAGTTATTCGCTGTAATCCAAAGCAACAAGGAACTTCCATATTGACAATAGTTACACTCTTGATATCATTTGATTTTAGAATATTTGCTAGCTTTTCAACATAGAATTCTGCATCATCTAACTTTGGACATCCAATTATTAACACCTTGTCTTTGAGGAAATCTCGATGAA encodes:
- a CDS encoding winged helix-turn-helix domain-containing protein yields the protein MWWIIAGTRGGPSRAKIITALKKQPRNASQLAEDLGLDYKTIRHHLDLLIENKLLLRIGKKYAATYFLSPELEHNYAIFNEIIEKAEIRKKD
- a CDS encoding nitrous oxide-stimulated promoter family protein, encoding MKSKGNSSKIDHDIQTLGKFVEIYCNNKHFSKDRKKWNLPKTKFKEINELTLCKECSELLNYSINRTILCPLDPKPSCKKCRIHCYSDGYRAKIREVMKFSGIYLIKHGRFDLILHYIF